A single region of the Lates calcarifer isolate ASB-BC8 linkage group LG16_LG22, TLL_Latcal_v3, whole genome shotgun sequence genome encodes:
- the ism1 gene encoding isthmin-1 isoform X1 gives MVRLAAELLLLLGLLLLTLHITVLRSSPLPQGNVTLSLDQDTALTEQNNINAKSSSSAQLVPEDRRSGPEHRLALPWAQGSNIHRDGPGTFLLDLHNFPDLSKADINGQNPNIQVTIEVVDGLEGHEPEKGLRKESKPNWASPNWRNWWPHTSSSSSSSTTHQTEEHDRSYGSNSEDSNFLRPPADWDRRGGTGGGSKAQTEYDYMDGEGDWSNWSACSVTCGNGNQKRTRSCGYACTATESRTCDMPNCPGIEDAFKTAATEVSLLAGTDEFNATELFGVDTDSCERWMNCKSDFLKKYMTKVANDLPSCPCSYPTEVAYSTADVHDAPTRRNFRWKDASGPKEKLEIYKPTARYCIRSMLTLESTTLAAQHCCYDDNMKLITRGKGAGTPNLISTEFSADLHYKVDILPWIICKGDWSRYNQARPPNNGQKCPDNPQDEDYYKQFEEAREF, from the exons caGAACAACATAAATGCAAAAAGCAGCTCGTCTGCCCAGCTGGTTCCTGAGGACCGGAGGTCTGGTCCAGAACACCGGTTGGCCCTGCCCTGGGCACAAGGCAGCAACATACACAGGGATGGCCCTGGCACTTTCCTCCTAGATCTGCACAATTTCCCCGACCTCTCCAAAGCAGATATCAATGGACAGAATCCCAACATACAG GTGACCATTGAAGTGGTGGATGGACTGGAGGGCCACGAGCCAGAGAAAGGCCTCCGTAAGGAAAGCAAACCCAACTGGGCTTCTCCTAACTGGAGAAACTGGTGGCCTCAtacctcttcatcctcctcctcttccaccactCATCAAACAGAGGAGCACGATCGCTCCTACGGGAGCAACAGTGAGGACAGCAACTTCCTCAGGCCACCGGCAGACTGGGACAGGAGAGGAGGCACTGGGGGAGGAAGCAAAGCTCAAACTGAATACG ACTACATGGATGGAGAGGGGGACTGGAGTAACTGGTCTGCGTGCAGTGTGACCTGTGGAAATGGCAACCAGAAGAGGACCAGGTCATGTGGTTATGCCTGCACAGCCACAGAGTCCAGGACTTGTGATATGCCCAACTGTCCAG GTATTGAAGATGCCTTCAAGACAGCAGCTACTGAAGTCAGCCTGTTAGCTGGAACAGATGAGTTCAATGCCACAGAACTCTTTGGTGTTG acacagacagctgcGAGCGCTGGATGAACTGCAAGAGCGACTTCTTGAAGAAGTACATGACCAAGGTGGCAAACGACCTTCCCAGCTGCCCTTGCTCTTACCCAACTGAAGTGGCGTACAGCACAGCAGACGTACACGATGCTCCCACGCGCCGAAATTTCCGCTGGAAGGATGCCAGTGGGCCAAAAGAGAAGCTGGAGATCTACAAGCCCACAGCCCGTTACTGCATCCGCTCCATGCTGACGCTAGAGTCCACCACGCTGGCCGCACAACACTGCTGCTACGATGACAACATGAAGCTCATCACTCGCGGCAAAGGGGCCGGCACGCCTAACCTCATCAGCACAGAGTTCTCGGCCGACCTGCACTATAAGGTGGACATCCTGCCCTGGATCATCTGCAAAGGGGACTGGAGCCGCTATAACCAGGCCAGGCCGCCAAATAACGGGCAGAAATGTCCAGACAACCCTCAGGACGAGGACTACTACAAACAGTTTGAAGAGGCAAGGGAATTCTAG
- the ism1 gene encoding isthmin-1 isoform X2, producing the protein MVRLAAELLLLLGLLLLTLHITVLRSSPLPQGNVTLSLDQDTALTENNINAKSSSSAQLVPEDRRSGPEHRLALPWAQGSNIHRDGPGTFLLDLHNFPDLSKADINGQNPNIQVTIEVVDGLEGHEPEKGLRKESKPNWASPNWRNWWPHTSSSSSSSTTHQTEEHDRSYGSNSEDSNFLRPPADWDRRGGTGGGSKAQTEYDYMDGEGDWSNWSACSVTCGNGNQKRTRSCGYACTATESRTCDMPNCPGIEDAFKTAATEVSLLAGTDEFNATELFGVDTDSCERWMNCKSDFLKKYMTKVANDLPSCPCSYPTEVAYSTADVHDAPTRRNFRWKDASGPKEKLEIYKPTARYCIRSMLTLESTTLAAQHCCYDDNMKLITRGKGAGTPNLISTEFSADLHYKVDILPWIICKGDWSRYNQARPPNNGQKCPDNPQDEDYYKQFEEAREF; encoded by the exons AACAACATAAATGCAAAAAGCAGCTCGTCTGCCCAGCTGGTTCCTGAGGACCGGAGGTCTGGTCCAGAACACCGGTTGGCCCTGCCCTGGGCACAAGGCAGCAACATACACAGGGATGGCCCTGGCACTTTCCTCCTAGATCTGCACAATTTCCCCGACCTCTCCAAAGCAGATATCAATGGACAGAATCCCAACATACAG GTGACCATTGAAGTGGTGGATGGACTGGAGGGCCACGAGCCAGAGAAAGGCCTCCGTAAGGAAAGCAAACCCAACTGGGCTTCTCCTAACTGGAGAAACTGGTGGCCTCAtacctcttcatcctcctcctcttccaccactCATCAAACAGAGGAGCACGATCGCTCCTACGGGAGCAACAGTGAGGACAGCAACTTCCTCAGGCCACCGGCAGACTGGGACAGGAGAGGAGGCACTGGGGGAGGAAGCAAAGCTCAAACTGAATACG ACTACATGGATGGAGAGGGGGACTGGAGTAACTGGTCTGCGTGCAGTGTGACCTGTGGAAATGGCAACCAGAAGAGGACCAGGTCATGTGGTTATGCCTGCACAGCCACAGAGTCCAGGACTTGTGATATGCCCAACTGTCCAG GTATTGAAGATGCCTTCAAGACAGCAGCTACTGAAGTCAGCCTGTTAGCTGGAACAGATGAGTTCAATGCCACAGAACTCTTTGGTGTTG acacagacagctgcGAGCGCTGGATGAACTGCAAGAGCGACTTCTTGAAGAAGTACATGACCAAGGTGGCAAACGACCTTCCCAGCTGCCCTTGCTCTTACCCAACTGAAGTGGCGTACAGCACAGCAGACGTACACGATGCTCCCACGCGCCGAAATTTCCGCTGGAAGGATGCCAGTGGGCCAAAAGAGAAGCTGGAGATCTACAAGCCCACAGCCCGTTACTGCATCCGCTCCATGCTGACGCTAGAGTCCACCACGCTGGCCGCACAACACTGCTGCTACGATGACAACATGAAGCTCATCACTCGCGGCAAAGGGGCCGGCACGCCTAACCTCATCAGCACAGAGTTCTCGGCCGACCTGCACTATAAGGTGGACATCCTGCCCTGGATCATCTGCAAAGGGGACTGGAGCCGCTATAACCAGGCCAGGCCGCCAAATAACGGGCAGAAATGTCCAGACAACCCTCAGGACGAGGACTACTACAAACAGTTTGAAGAGGCAAGGGAATTCTAG